Proteins co-encoded in one Bubalus bubalis isolate 160015118507 breed Murrah chromosome 7, NDDB_SH_1, whole genome shotgun sequence genomic window:
- the LOC102401181 gene encoding mitochondrial import receptor subunit TOM20 homolog — MVGRNSAIAAGVCGALFIGYCIYFDRKRRSDPNFKNRLRERRKKQKLAKERAGLSKLPDLKDAEAVQKFFLEEIQLGEELLAQGEYEKGVDHLTNAIAVCGQPQQLLQVLQQTLPPPVFQMLLTKLPTISQRIVSAQSLAEDDVE; from the coding sequence ATGGTGGGCCGGAACAGCGCCATCGCCGCCGGCGTGTGCGGGGCTCTTTTCATTGGTTACTGCATTTACTTCGACCGCAAGAGACGGAGTGACCCCAACTTCAAGAACAGGCTGCGAGAacgaagaaagaaacagaagcttgCCAAGGAGAGAGCTGGGCTTTCCAAGTTACCTGACCTTAAAGATGCTGAAGCCGTTCAGAAATTCTTTCTAGAAGAAATACAGCTTGGTGAAGAATTACTAGCTCAAGGTGAATATGAGAAGGGTGTGGACCATCTGACAAATGCGATTGCTGTGTGTGGACAGCCGCAGCAGTTGCTGCAAGTGTTGCAACAAACTCTTCCACCACCAGTGTTCCAGATGCTTCTGACTAAGCTCCCAACAATTAGTCAGAGAATTGTAAGTGCTCAAAGCTTGGCTGAAGATGATGTGGAATGA